The genomic window CTCACGCGCCCTGACCATCGAGGAGGAGCGGCTCGCCCACGAGGAGAGCATCCGCCATTTCGTGGACATCGCCTCCCACGAGCTGCGCACTCCCCTGTCCATCATCAAGGGCTACGCCGACGCCTTCCAGTTCGGCGACCTCATGGAGCTCAACGATTTCCAACTGGAGAAGATACGTATCATCAACAGTAAAGCGGACAAGATGGCCAAGACCATCAACGACCTTCTCGACCTCTCGCGCATCGAGCGGGGCCACTTCGTGGCCGAGAAGATGCTGGTGGAGGTCGAGCCCCTGGTGCGCAGCGCGGTCAGGCAGATGCAGGAGAAGGGCGCACCCAACGTGTTCGAGGTGGAGTTCTCCGACGGACTGGGGGAGTGGGAGATGGACCCGGAGCAGATCGTCGATGCCCTGCTCATCCTCCTGGACAACGCCGCACACTACTCTCCGCCCTCATCGAACATACGCATCGAGGCCGGGCCTTGCGAGGAGGGCATCTGTCTCTCGGTGCTGGACCGCGGAGCGGGGGTCCCGGAGAAGGACCGCGAGAGCATCTTCGAGCGTTTCTACCAGCTGGAGGACTCCCGGCACCATTCAGCCACCGGCATGGGGCTGGGCCTTTACATCGCCTGGGAGATCGTAAGGGCGCATGACGGCCGCATCTGGTACGAACCCCGCGACGGCGGCGGTTCCATATTCAGCATCGTCATCCCCTGAGGGCGCTACCTGCCGGTGTACATCTCGGCAAAGAACCAGCGCACTGACGCGCTGCTCACCCCCATGGAGACATGGCCGCCCTGGATGGGCTCCCGGCCGCGGCTCCCCCTGCCCATGTCGAAATACATGACCCTCTCGCATGCGATGGGCTGGTCCGAAGTCAGCTCCAGGGCCACCTGGGAGGGACTCCCAAAAGCCGCCAGCTCGGAATTGACGCTCACCGTCGCGCGCGAGCGCGCACCTACGGTGTACACCTCGGCGTGGGTGCCCTCGCCCGGCCCCAGCATGTAGGTAGCCCTGACCGTGGCGACCTCGTCTCCCGGGTTCACCAGGAGGACGTACTCGTGGATGCCGGGGTACACGCTCCCCTCGGCGAACATCCACTTCCGGGCGGGCCTGGTGTTGCCGGGAGAGACGTGCCCGTCGTCCCAGCCGCCGTTGTAGTCGAAGTACATCACCCTCTCGCAGGCGATGGGGCGGTCGCTGTCAACCACCACCGAGACGTCGCTGGCCGTGGCGAAGCTCTCGTTCACCAGGACGCTCCGTCGCGACCGGGGCGGCAGCACGACCCGCCGCGACCCGCGCTTCCCCGCCGGCGTGACGAAGGTGACCGTCGCTTCCGCCGCCTCCGGTGCCGGGTTGGCCAGGGATATCCATTCCTCGAAGTCCTCGCTCACATGGCCCTCGGCGAAGTACCACTGGGAGGAGAGGGCGCTGATGCCGGGCTTGGTGTGGCCGCCGTCCGCGATGAACCCCCCGTTCATGGCCGCATAGCGGAAGTAGACGGAGCGTTCGGCGACCACGGGCTGGTCCGTCTCCACCTTCACCGCCACCTCGCCCTTGACATACGAGTTGATGCAGTAGGTCCGGCGGGCCCCCGCCGCGACGCTCAGGTCGACCTCTACCGGGTCGCCGGAGAGCGGCATGAGGGTCATGGTCCCACTGGCCGTCCGCGTGCCGAAGTTGCCCAGGCAGATATATTCCTGGAAGGGGCCGGCATCGGACGTATAGCCCTCGGCGAAGTACCAGGTCGTGTTGGACTGCCGCGACCCGAAGGCGTCGGAACCTCCGTCCATCCACCCGCAGTAGCGGAAGTACATGGGACGCTCGGCCAGCAGGGGCGTCCCGTCGACGGAACGCACCCTCACCGACAGGTTCCTGTCCCGCAGGTAACGGTTGGCGTTGCAGTCGATGGTGATGCGCGCGTCTCCCGGGACCTCGCGGTAGATGGTCAGGTACTCTCCCTGCTCGTCGCAGAAGGTCACCTCGGCCCAGGTGGACGCGTCATTCGGATTGGCGATGCAGACGAAGGGAAAGAAGTTGTAGGAGGTGTCCTCGGCCTTGAAGACGTCGCGGCTGTCGTGGGGAAAGCAGGGCTCTCCCAGGTCGGTATTGTCTCCGTCGCCGTTCTTGTCCCCCGGTGCCACCCCGAAGACTTCCTTTGCGGTAAGCCCGGGGTCGCCCGCCCAGGCGGGCTGGCTCCAGACGTCCCGGTTGGTGCTGCCGGGGAAACGGTTCTTGCGATAGGTGATGCCGTAACCGCCCAGATAATAATGGGCGCCGGTGATGAACTGGTAGCCACTGCCGGCCGCGAAGGAGGTGGAGAGGTCGGGCACCGTGAGTTCGGCGATGGGGGTCGCGTAGTTCTTGAAGAGGTTTCTCAGGTAGGCGGGAGTGCCGCCGACGATCGCCGTGGCCGTGTAGGACCCTATCGCGGTCGAGGGGTGCAGGAAGGTGTACGAGTACTCGTTTATCCTGCGCATGACCTCGCTCTGCGGCAGCAGTCCCGCGCCGCTGTTCAAGTCGAGGGCCTCGACCCCGGTGGAGAAACAGGTATGCCGCATGACCACCATGGCACCTGGCGCCAGGCGTATCTCCTCCGCCCAGTGGTTGCGGTAGTCCCCGAACAACCTGGCCTCGTCCCATCCCTGCGGAGTGCCTGTCTGACCTGCCCATGCCGCGTCCTGGGGCAGGTGGAAAGCCCATCGGCTCGCGTCGCCGTGACCGTAGTAGATGAGGAGGTTGTAGCTCTTGCCGTCCACTCGCTGGTGCAACTGGTAATGCGGACACGGGATGATGCCGCCGCTCTCGTTGTAGGCGTCGAGTATCTCAACGTCGAAGCCGAACTCCCACAGCGTCCTCACCGTCTCCTGCAGGTCGGAGACGCAGCTGGACCTCAGGCTCTCCCCCGGTGCGAAGGCGAGGACCAGGAGGGCTCTGGGGGTCACGGCGGCTTCGGCGGCCCGGTCCGCCGGCAGGGGCACCGCCAGGACCATGGTCAGCGCCAGGAAGGTCGCCACCAACGGCAGCGCTTGCTTTCTCATATCATCACCCGCTCACGATGCGGCATCTCCGGATAAATCGCGGCAATACTATATCATCGCGGTCTTTTTGTACATGTCTTCTAGCAACGGCCGTGGAATCCTGTCTCCTACGTGAAAAACGGGCACCCGTATGGGAAATGGCGGGCATCAGGAAGGCATCTGCCAGGCAAAACGCTTTCTCAACGGGCTTGTGACAGGCGTGTTACCATTATGTATAAAAGATGTTACGACTGTATGAAAACGCTAAAGAACGGGGACCCCACTGCCGATACATTCGTTGTCTGTATGTATGATCGTGCGGACTGCAAAGAAGGTGTGAGGATGCAAAGGAAACCGGCAAGAGACCTCTTCATCGACTCTTCCTGCAGGCGGACGGGGCTCCTCAAGACCCTGCTGCAGAGGCACAGGCACAAGCAAGCCCAGGACGTGTCTGGGGACGGACCGAACACGCACGGAGACTGCGCTTTCCTGTCCACGGGAATGGCGGAGTGCAAGGGCGAGAACGATAAGTCCCCCATGCGAAAAGTGGTCAGCCTGTAGCTCCCGACCACACTGGAAGAAGGAGTGGCGGCCACACGGCTGGACACCCGACCCCCCGGACAGGCCGGAGGAGGCCGTGAAGCGCCGTTACGCATAATCTTCCCCCCTGGCACGCCGACTGCAGCTCCCCCCATGGGCGGTCTCCAAACACCCAAATCCCTGGTGATACTGGGCCTTCTCACAAATGATCTTTATCATTCCCCGGGAATGAACCTTTTTTGTTCTGGCGCGTCATAAGGGGCAGAAGGAGGTTTCAGAAGGCCATGAACAAGAGCAGAGAACAAGAGGTTTACATAAACCCCAGCCTGCGCCGATCCCGTGCGCTAAGATCGATGCTGCCCGTGTTGCTCTCCAGGCGTGCCGAGACCGGGAACATCCGTTCCTTTCACGGCGAGCCTGACAAGAAGACGCGCTAGAGGAAGTCCTTGACCCCGTCCCACCCCCGAGTATCCCCTCACTTATAAGGGGCGGGGTCCCCCTATGTATCGGAGGGGGTCAGCCCCTGACAAGTGACATTGTGCTGCGTTACTGCAACCAGAGCTTCGAGTATGCTTGGCATGTCACATGTCTGGGGCTGACCCCATAGGAGACCCCTCAGAAGGAAGGGGTGACGGTGTAGAGGCAGAGGATGCCGTCCTGGCGGTTGATCTCCGCTTTGGTCAGCTCACCGCCCAGTACCCGCACGACGAGGCCTATTATCTCCTCCGCTACGTCCCCCAGGGTCTTCCCCTCCAGCACCGCGCCGGCGTTCACGTCCATATCGTCCTCCATGGCGCGGTAGAGGCGGCCGTTGCTGGCCACCTTGATCACCGGCAGCAGGGGGAACCCGATGGGGTTGCCGCGTCCGGTGGTGAAGATCATGAGCTGGCATCCCGACGCCGCCAGGCCGGCGATGTTCTCCGTGTCGTAACCGGGACCGTCCATGATCACCAGGCCCTTCTCGCGGGGAGGTTCGGCGTAATCCACCACCTCGTTGATGGTCGAGCTGCCACCTTTGAGGATGCATCCCAGGGACTTCTCGCGGATGGAGCTCATGCCCCCGTCAATGTTCCCGGGCGCGATGACCTGGCTGGCCAGGGGGCCAAGGATCTCGTGGGCGCGGCGCTCCGCCGCCGCTATTCGAGAGGCGATCTCGCGCGCCACATCCTCGTTGCGGGAGCGGCGCTCCAGGATGTGGCTGGTGCCGATCATCTCCGTGGTCTCGCTGAAGATGGCCGTGCCGCCGCGTTCCACCAGCCAGTCTGCGACCAGCCCTACGCTGGGGTTGGCGGTGACGCCGGAGAAGGCGTCGGAGCCGCCGCACTCCAGGCCCAGGACCACGGCGCTCAAGGGGAAGGTTTCCCTCTCCTGCTTCGCCGCCGCGTCCAGCATGCCACGCGCTATCTCGACTCCCTTTGCCGCCGCCCGCCGCGAGCCCCCCACGTCCTGGATGTTGAAGTACTCCACCGGCTTGCCGGTGTGGGACATCCGCTCCGCCAGGTACTCCGCCTTGATCACCTCGCACCCCAGGCCCACCACGAGGACGCTATAGACGTTGGGGTTGCGTGCCAGGTTGGCCAGGGTCTTGAAGTGGAGCCCCAGGTCCTCGCCGCCCCGGCCGCAGCCGTGGCCGTGGGGCAGCGGTACCGCCCCCGGCAGCTCCCTGGCGATGGCGGCGACGACCCCGTTGGCGCAGGCCACGGAGGGGATGACCGCGACGTGGTTCCTCACCCCGGCGGAGCCGTCCGGCCTGGCATATCCCTCGAAGCCGTCCACGTCCATCTCTGTCACCCGCCGCCCTCAATCCTCGACCACCAGGTTGTGGGTGTGCACCCAGTCCCCCTCGGGGATGTCCCGGCTGGCCTGCCCGATGACCTCGCCGTACTTGATGATGTCCTCGCCGCGCTCGAAATGCCGCAGGGCGACCTTGTGGCTGTAAGGGATGCCGTCCGCGGCCGTTATCTCCCGCCCGTCGGGGAGGCAAACCTTCCCGCCCTTCGCGACGTCCTCCAGGGTCACCGCCACGTTGTCGGCTTCGATGATGATGAGCGCGTTGGGCTTCACGGCATGCCGCCCCCTCACTCCCAGCGGAAGAACTTGATCGACGCAAGGAGGGCGATGATGCCCATGGCCACCAGCACCAATATGTCCACCCACACGTCCATCAGGCTTGCCGAGTCGATCATCACCTGGCGCAGGGCGTCGCCCAGGTAATAGAGGGGCAGGCACTGGGCGATGACCTTGAGGGGAGCGGGCACCCATTCCACCGAGAAGAATATGCCGGAGAGGAACATCATGGGCATGGCGATGGCCTGGGAAGCCAGGCCGGCGCTGCGCATGTTCTTGGTCAGGGAGGCGATGAGGAAGCCCAGGGCCAGGAAGGAAAGGGCGCCGATGATCACCAGCACGAAAATGTAGAGATAGCTGCCGTTGATGTGCAGGTTGAAGGCGAAGACCCCCACCAGTAGCAGCAGTACGGACTGGACCAGGGTGAAGATGAGCACCGATAGTATGCCGCTGGAGAGGTAGGTGGCCAGGGAGAGGGGCGACACCTTGATGCGGCGCAGGATGCCCTTCTCGCGGTAGGAGGCTATCTCCAGGCTGTAGCCCGCCAGCCCCCCGAACATGAGCACCATGGCCAGGATGCCGGGGACCATGAAATCGATGTACTCGAAGTCCTTGACGTCCTGGGCCGCCTCCTCGTTGACCGCTATCATCTGCAGGGACCCGGACATCGCCTCGTCGAGGTTGTACAGGACCCCGCTGAGGGAGGAGAGGATACCGTTGAGCGTGGCCGTGGTTATCTGGGCGGTGGAGACCTCGGACTGGTTGACGATGATCGTCACCTCCGCCTGCTCTCCCGCCGCGACTTTCTCCCCGAACCCCTCTGGTATGATGACGACGGCGTTACGGTCGCCGTCCTTGATGGCGGCCCTTTCCTCCTCCTCGCTGCCCGTCTCCACCACCAATCCCTCCTTGATGCGGGGATCATCTCCGGTGAAGGCGCCCATGACGATCTGGCTCTGAAGCGAACCGTCCAGGTCCACAATCCCGACCTTCAGCTTCACCTCCCCGCTGGAGCCGAAGACGAAACCCAGGATGACCATGAGCAGGACGGGGAAGAGGAAGAGCCAGAAGAGGGCCTCGCGCTGGCGCAGGGTCATCTTCACGTTGTAACCGAAGATCTTGAAGAACTTGCTCACTCCCGGATCCTCCTGCCCGTTATCTTGAGGAAGACGTCCTCCAGGGTGGCCCGCTTCATGTTGATGTCGTCCGCCTGCACCCCCAGCTCGTGGGCCATGGCCACGATGCCGATGAGGGTCTCCTGGGGCACGGCGGTGGTGACCCTGTAATCCCCGCCGTCCGCATCCACGCCGATGACGCCGTGAAGTCCCCGCACTACCTCCTCCTCCACCGGCGGGGTGAGGCGGAAGGTGATGATGCTGTCGGACACGTACGCGTTGATTAGCTCGTCGGGGGTGCCCCGGGCGATGATGTGTCCTTGGTCCATCACCGCCACGCGGTCGCAGAGGTACTCGGCCTCCTCGATGTAGTGGGTGGTGATGACCACCGTCTTGTCCTGCTCCCGCAGGTGCTCCACCATCTCCCAGATGCGGCGCCGCGCCTGGGGGTCGAGGCCGGTGGTGGGCTCGTCGAGGAAGACGATGCCGGGGTCGTTGACCAGGGCCAGGGCTATGGACAGGCGCTTGTGCTGTCCCCCCGACAGCGAGTTGACCCGCGCGTCCGCTTTATCCCGCAGTTCGGCCAGGGCGATGAGTTCGTCCACGGGAAGGGTGCGGGGGTAGAAGGCGCCGAAGAGGTCGATGGTCTCGCGCACCGTCAGCTCGTCGAAGAAGACGGTGGTCTGGAGCTGTACGCCGATGATCTCCTTCACCGCCCGGGGGTCGGCGCGCACGTCCAGGCCCATGACCTCGATCTGCCCGGAGTCGGGTTCGCGCAGGGTCTCGACCATCTCCAGGGTGGTGGTCTTGCCGGCGCCGTTGGGCCCCAGGATGCCGAAGATCTCCTTCTCCTCGATCTCCAGGTCTATCCCGTCCACGGCCTTGATGTCGCCGTAGTATTTCTTCAATCCCCGTATGGATATGGACGGCATGGCCTCCCTCTCTACGCGGTCAACGTCCCATATTATATACGAGGTCCTACCTGTTCTTCTCCACGCACTCCCGCACCGCGGCGGCGATGGTCTGCGCGGTGGGCGCGCAGGCCGCCTCCAGCACCGGGGAGAAGGGAACGGGCTGGTCCTTGGCCGCCACCCGCACCACCGGCCCCTTGAGGTCGCTCCAGGCTTCCGCGGTGACCAGCGCGGAGATCTCCGCCCCCACCCCGCCGGTTAGGCACCCCTCCTCCACGGTGACCAGCCGGCCCGTCTTGCGCACGGAAGCGAGCAGTGCCTGCTTGTCCAGCGGTACCAGGGTGCGCGGGTCTATGACCTCCGCACTGATGCCGTCCCTGGCCAGGGAGTTGGCGGCGCTCACGGCCGAGGAGACCATGCCCGACACCGCGAAGACGGTCACGTCCTCGCCCTCCCGCAGTACCGCGGCCTGGCCCATGGGGACGGTGAACTGGGGGTCCGTAGGCACTTCCTCCGATGCGAAGTAGAGGGCTTTGTGCTCGAAGAAGAGGACCGGGTCGTCGTCCCTGATGGCCGACTTGAGCAGCCCCTTGGCGTCCACCGGACCCGAGGGCACGCATATCTTCAGCCCGGGGATGTGCATGAACAAGGCCTCCAGGCACTGCGAGTGCTGGGCCGCGGAGGAGGTGAGCATGCCCCCCGGGGCCCGGATGACCAGGGGCACTTTCACCTGCCCGCCGGTCATGAAGCGGATCTTGGCGGCCTGGTTTATGATCTGGTCCATGCACACGGTCATGAAGTCGGCGAACATGATCTCCACCACCGGGCGCATGCCGGTGATGGCCGCGCCCACCGCCGCCCCCACGAAGGCGCTCTCGGTGATGGGAGTGTCCAGCACCCGCGACTCGCCCACCTCGAGGTGGAGGTCCTTGGTGGGGCCGAAGATGCTGAAGCGGATGTCCTCCCCCATGAGGAAGACGGACGGGTCCAGCTCCATCTCCTCCTTCAGGGCCAGCCTGACGGCCTGGAAGTAGGTGAGGAACTCGGTCTCGGCAGCCATGGTCTCCGCCATCACCGCTCACCCCCCGCGAAGACGAGGCCCGCGTCGTCCTCGGGGGAGGGCTCCTCGCTCTCCTCGGCGAAGGCGCAGGCCCGCGCGATCTCCTCCTCCACCTCCGAGCGGATGCGCTCAAGTTGTGCGGTGGAAGACAGCCCCTCTTCTATGCAGCGGCGCTCCAAGAGCGCTATGGGGTCATGGGCGGGGAACGTGGCCTTCTCCTCCGCGCTGCGGTAATCATCATCGTCGTCCTCGAAGTGGCCGTGCCAGCGGCAGGTGGTGGCCTCCAGCAGCGTCGGGCCTCCTCCGCTCCGAGCGCGCTCCACCGCCCAGGACGCGGCGAGAAAGACCTCCATGACGTCGTCGCCGTTCACGGTGATGCCCGGCATTTCGTAAGCTTCCGCCCGCCTGGAGATGCGCCCTATGGACTGGTGCGCCCTCTGGGGAGTCGAAAAACCGTATCCGTTGTTCTCACACACGAAGACTACCGGGAGCTTCCAGGTGGCGGCCAGGTTCAGGCCCTCGTGGAAGGTGCCCTGGTTTGAGGCCCCGTCCCCGAAGAAACAGACCGCCACCTGGTCGGTCCCCCGCATCCTGGCCGACAGGGCGGCACCCGGGGCTATCACCAGACCGGCCCCCACGATACCGTTGGCCCCCAGCCCGCCCACCTCCACCGAGGTGATGTGCATGGAACCTCCGCGCCCCCGGCAGTACCCGGCCTCCTTGCCCTTCAATTCGGCCATCATCCTGTCCGTGCGGGCCCCCTTGGCGATGAGATGTCCGTGCCCGCGGTGGGTGCTGACGATATAGTCGTCCTCGCGCAGGGCGGCGCATACCCCGGCCGGCACGGCCTCCTGGCCCACGGAGAGGTGGATCATGAAACCCGGCACCATGCCCGTACGGGCGTATTCGCTCACCTTCTCCTCGAAGCCGCGGATGGTGTACATGGTCTTGTACAGGCGTATGACCAGTTCTTCAGAAAACTCCGGCATCTCCCCCTCCTTTAACCTGTTACCGTGTCGCGGCGTACCGAATAACGTACTGGGTCATGATATCGGGTTGACTGCGTGGACCTTGGGAACGCATATATTATACCGCCTGCTGAGGGAATAATATCGTGTGTGCATTTAATAGAAAGGGTGATCGACCATGAAGATCAGATATGCCACCATGGCTGTTGCGGACATGGATGAGTCGACCAGGTTCTACACGGAAGTCTTGGGACTTGAAGTAGAAAGCCGGCACAATCCCCGCCCTGGGTTGACGATCACGTTATTGAAGGGGGAAGGGGATGCGATGATAGAACTCATAGAGGATACCGAGAATCCCCGAGAAACAGGCCTGTTTTCGGTGGGAATGGAAGTCGAAGACATACGCGCCACAGTGGAGGAACTCAGATCTAAAGGGGCCAAGATCACCATGGAACCCATACCGATAACCGTTGGGACCCTTGCTTTCCTGGAAGACCCGAACGGGGCCCAGATAGCGTTGATCCAGCACCACTGAAGCCACGGAATCTTCGGCTATTTCTTCGCCTGCCATTTTCATAAAGACAAAATGCTGGTCGCGATGATCAGGGTCAGGGCCCGTCCTGCCCGAAAGGCGGTGTGCTTTGCCGCAAGCCCCCTGGGTCTTAACTCGGCTCCCTTTGCTAAGACACTGTTTTACTGGAAATATGCCTTTTGGAATAGAATATGCCTGGAGCTACCCGAGAAAGGCCGATCTTGCGGCTGTGTCCAACTTGTGCCCATTTCCGGAGAGTGGGAATTGCCTTCATCGCCATTGAAAGCTGCGCAACCGTTACAAGTCGGTTCTCTTAAGGCCTTTCAAGATCTGCTCTATCTGATCCAGGCATTCCTGCTTATCGTAGTTGCCGAACATGTGATATAACTCGGCCATGTATTCCCCTATTCCCATGAATGCGAAACCCAGGATCTCGGGGTTGGCATCTTCCTTTATCTCCCCCTGTTCCACTGCTTGTCTGATATCCCATATGACCGGCTGCACGATATAGTTGAGGCTCTCCTTATACTTCTCCACAAAGGTCTGGTTGTCGGAAACGGCTATCCCTCTCAGTTGGTTCATCATGTCCCGCCATTTGGGATAGGCGTCGATGAAAGCATCCCCCCTCTTGAGCAGTCGGGGGACTGCCTCCTTTTCCTGCCTGATCCCATCCCATACCTCGTTGAACATCTGGTGGAATATATAGTCCGTGCATTCCAGGAACAACTCCTCCTTATTGTTGAAATACGTGTAGAACGTGGACTTGCTCATCTGTAACTCGCCGACGATATCCTGGATGCTGACCTTATCGTAACCCTTCTGCGTGAAGAGCTTCGCCGTTGTATGTATTATCTCTTGCCTCCTGTCGATAGATTTGCCCTTGTTTTCCGGCTGCGATTTCTCCGCCTCAAAACGAGCCAGCTCATCCTTGATGAACCTTATCGGCATCTTCTCCTCTTCCCGCAGTTTCCTTATAAGCTCGAGCCTCTTCACCTCCTCCTCGGTGTAATAGGCCATGGTCTTTCCGGTCCGCACATGGGGGGCTATCAGGCCCTCCCTTACGTAATACCTTATGGTGGATTTGGGGATGCCCGTCGATTTCTCGAGCTCGCTTATGGTCAGGTATTTATGCTTTTCCAATTCGACTCCTCACAACAGACAATGACTATACTTATTTAAGAGCTATATGCACTGTAAAGTCAAGCGCTAAATACTATCTAGACAGATGGGAAAGTAAGTAAATTACCATATAGAATGGGGTTTAAAAGCAGTAAACAATGCCCTTGACATATAGCCAAAGCTCTTATAAACTACAGTAATGTACCGTACCGTACTATTTATAGTACATGGAATTACCCGAAATTGCCGGTTATTTTCGAAGGTTTCACGCCGGAGGGAAGGAGGCCCACATGGAAAAGGGCGAATTCGCTATCATCGGCACCGGCGAGGTGCCCTGCGGCAACTACCCCGCGCGCTCGGAGTTCGAGATCGCGTACACCGTGGCCCGGGATGCCATCCGCGATGCGGGGATCGACAAGGACGAGATAGGGGCGGTGGTCTGCGCGCAGCACATCATGTCCAATCCCGACAACGACTACAACACGGAGATGGTCTTCGGGCGCCTCCCCGAGGCCATCGGCGCCAGGGGCTGCAAGATAACCTGCATGACCTCGTCGGGGGGCGCATCCAGCTTCTCGCTCAGGAAGACCGCGGAGGGCATACTCAGCTCTGGAGAGACGGACACGGTGCTCGTGGTGCACGCTCAGCGCTTCTCGACCTTCACCCCCAACGAGCAGGCCAAGTATTTCTCAATCGCCGGTTCGGATGTGGAGTGGGAGGTCCCATACGGGATGACCTACAACGCGCTGGCGGCTATGGTCACCCAGGGATACATGGCCTACACGGGCACCACTATGGAGCAGGTGGCCGCGGTGTGCGTGGCCAACCGCAAATGGGCCATGCTGCAGCCCAACGCCATGTTCAACCAGAAGGAGATCACGGTGGAGAAGGTGCTCTCCAGCCGCATGGTGGCCTATCCACTCACCGCCTTCATGTGCAACGTGCTGGGGGACGGGGGCACCGCCTTCGTCATGACCACGGCTGAGAAGGCTAGAATGGTTTCCGACCGTCCGGTATATATCCTCAGCGATTCCTCCAGCTATTCCCACCGCACCATCACGAGGTCGAAGTCCAGGGACCTGGGCAAGATGGGCGAGAACATGGCACCGGTTGCCAACGCCGCCTACGAGAGAGCCGGCCTGGGGCCTGAGGACATGGACATCTACCAGGTCTACGGTTCTTACCCCACCCTGCAACTCATCGTCATGGACGCCCTGGGCATCTGCGAGCCGGGGAAGTCGGGCGCCCTGGTGGAATCCGGCGAGACCTCGCCCGGCGGCAAGTACCCGGTGACCACCAACGGGGAGGCTCTCTCCTTCGGGCATACAGGGACCGGGGTGGGCATCGCCCTCCTGGCCGAGTCGGTGCGGCAGCTCCAGGGCAAAGCGGGCAAGGCCCAGGTGGAGGGGGCGAAGTTCCTCATCGAGAACACCGGCGGCGGCGCCTTCATGGACTGCCACTTCACCGTCCTGGGCAGCGAGATACCTGGTTGAGCAGGAGGCGGCGGCAAGAACGTGTTGATCTGAAGATATTAGGAGGATCGTGAGATGAGCGAAGAAAAGGTGAGCATCAAGGACCTGCTGGGCCTTTCCGACGAGGAGATGCGGAAGCCGCTGCCCGTCCCGACCAAGTGGTCGCAGCCCTTCTGGGACGCGGCGAAGGAGCACCGTCTTGTCCTCAAGAAATGCTCCGCGTGCGGCAATATCGACCACCCGCCCTACCTGTACTGCACTGCCTGCCAGGCGGACGAGCATGAATGGATCGAGGCTTCGGGCAAGGCGACCCTCTACTCATATGCCGTGAACCACTTCGGGGTGCCCTTCCCCTTCTGGGATGATATGCCGTATGTCCTGGCCATGGTCGACCTCCCGGAAGGTGTGCGCATGATCTCCAACATCGTTGAGTGCGACCTCGAAAAGCTCGTAAACGGCATGGAGCTGGAGGTGGTCTTCGAGGAAGTTTCCGGCGATATCACCTTGCCCAAATGGAAGCCGGCCAAAAAGTAGACGGCGCGAGAAAGGAGCGGGTATGCAAGATTATCAATACCTCATCTACGAGATAGAAGAGGATATCGGGAAGATAACCCTGAACCGACCCAAGAAGCGCAACGCCCTCAACGCGGAGCTCATCGCCGAGCTCAAGGACGCGGTGCCGCGCATGAACGCGGAGCCCGAGGTACGCTGCGCCATCATCACCGGCGCCGGCGAGAAAGCATTCTGCGCCGGCGCGGACCTCCCCATCTTCGACACCCTGCAGGAGGTCGAGAAGGCCTACGCGTACCTTCGCAACGACGGCGGGACCATCACCCGTGCCCTGGAGACGGCGGAGTTTCCGTGGATAGCGGCGGTGAAGGGTGCCTGCGTGGCGGGCGGATTGGAGCTGGCCTTGTGCTGCGACATGATCGTGGCGGGCGAGAACTCCTTGTTCGGCGTGCTTGAGATAAACATCGGGCTGCTTCCCGGGTGGGGAGGTACCGTGCGCCTGCCCAGGGCTATACCGGTGCGCAAGGCCAAGGAGCTTCTCCTCACCGGGGCCATGATCGACGCCCAGGAGGCGTACCGCCTGGGATTGCTGAACAAGGTGGTCGCGGTGGAAAAGGTGGAGGAAG from Actinomycetota bacterium includes these protein-coding regions:
- a CDS encoding Zn-ribbon domain-containing OB-fold protein gives rise to the protein MSEEKVSIKDLLGLSDEEMRKPLPVPTKWSQPFWDAAKEHRLVLKKCSACGNIDHPPYLYCTACQADEHEWIEASGKATLYSYAVNHFGVPFPFWDDMPYVLAMVDLPEGVRMISNIVECDLEKLVNGMELEVVFEEVSGDITLPKWKPAKK
- a CDS encoding thiolase family protein produces the protein MEKGEFAIIGTGEVPCGNYPARSEFEIAYTVARDAIRDAGIDKDEIGAVVCAQHIMSNPDNDYNTEMVFGRLPEAIGARGCKITCMTSSGGASSFSLRKTAEGILSSGETDTVLVVHAQRFSTFTPNEQAKYFSIAGSDVEWEVPYGMTYNALAAMVTQGYMAYTGTTMEQVAAVCVANRKWAMLQPNAMFNQKEITVEKVLSSRMVAYPLTAFMCNVLGDGGTAFVMTTAEKARMVSDRPVYILSDSSSYSHRTITRSKSRDLGKMGENMAPVANAAYERAGLGPEDMDIYQVYGSYPTLQLIVMDALGICEPGKSGALVESGETSPGGKYPVTTNGEALSFGHTGTGVGIALLAESVRQLQGKAGKAQVEGAKFLIENTGGGAFMDCHFTVLGSEIPG
- a CDS encoding VOC family protein translates to MKIRYATMAVADMDESTRFYTEVLGLEVESRHNPRPGLTITLLKGEGDAMIELIEDTENPRETGLFSVGMEVEDIRATVEELRSKGAKITMEPIPITVGTLAFLEDPNGAQIALIQHH
- a CDS encoding MerR family transcriptional regulator, coding for MEKHKYLTISELEKSTGIPKSTIRYYVREGLIAPHVRTGKTMAYYTEEEVKRLELIRKLREEEKMPIRFIKDELARFEAEKSQPENKGKSIDRRQEIIHTTAKLFTQKGYDKVSIQDIVGELQMSKSTFYTYFNNKEELFLECTDYIFHQMFNEVWDGIRQEKEAVPRLLKRGDAFIDAYPKWRDMMNQLRGIAVSDNQTFVEKYKESLNYIVQPVIWDIRQAVEQGEIKEDANPEILGFAFMGIGEYMAELYHMFGNYDKQECLDQIEQILKGLKRTDL
- a CDS encoding enoyl-CoA hydratase/isomerase family protein, which gives rise to MQDYQYLIYEIEEDIGKITLNRPKKRNALNAELIAELKDAVPRMNAEPEVRCAIITGAGEKAFCAGADLPIFDTLQEVEKAYAYLRNDGGTITRALETAEFPWIAAVKGACVAGGLELALCCDMIVAGENSLFGVLEINIGLLPGWGGTVRLPRAIPVRKAKELLLTGAMIDAQEAYRLGLLNKVVAVEKVEEEAMNMARSVASKSKAAVRAGMNIVNNSLACASIDAALALERGTIMTLVGAEETRKYLEPAIRMMQDMEKKD